In Populus trichocarpa isolate Nisqually-1 chromosome 7, P.trichocarpa_v4.1, whole genome shotgun sequence, the following proteins share a genomic window:
- the LOC7486077 gene encoding uncharacterized protein LOC7486077: protein MAKSPPELSRPTYPTLKTPSCPKQRTTMSASSLYSPKLSIFLLVLCVSLFTLYHIRFLHAPPSSTSWSLMHHWERVTNCTQELESMAEKLRQAVTFLPLKDLRYADTAPEGHTWFMSSMHDTREEGEVQYQQFPSESSKGRLLCLKGKETHDGSWNSYALAWPEALPINATLLKGLTFVSYNHYNYDNIWHGLSAMVPFVSWHRRNGCESPSRWILYHWGELRFNMSPWLKILIEATFGGAPYIENFEGVNDSQPVCFEKSVVMRHNEGGMSRDTMIETYDLMRCKAKVYCNLSLEGRIAEVNKQGLPVIGMTLFMRTGTRSFKNESAVIGIFEKECAKIDGCRLMVAYSNNLTFCEQVKLMSLTDILASAHGAQLTNLFLMDKNSSVMEFFPKGWLKLAGVGQYVFHWLAGWSGMRHQGAWRDPNGDECPYGEDDRRCMTIYKTGKIGLNETYFTEWAKKVLNEVKIKKLEAAANKTNASASICACG from the exons ATGGCCAAATCACCTCCAGAACTAAGCAGACCCACATATCCCACTCTCAAAACTCCTTCCTGTCCTAAACAACGCACTACCATGTCAGCCTCTTCTCTCTACTCCCCTAAACTCTCTATCTTCCTTCTAGTCCTTTGCGTTTCTCTCTTCACTCTCTACCACATCCGGTTTCTCCATGCTCCACCATCTTCAACTTCATGGTCTCTCATGCACCATTGGGAAAGAGTAACCAATTGCACCCAAGAACTCGAATCCATGGCTGAAAAACTGCGGCAGGCGGTCACATTTCTCCCCCTTAAGGACTTACGCTATGCAGATACAGCTCCTGAAGGTCACACGTGGTTCATGAGCTCTATGCATGATACTCGTGAAGAAGGTGAAGTGCAATATCAGCAGTTTCCTTCAGAATCGTCAAAAGGTAGGTTACTTTGCTTGAAAGGAAAGGAGACACATGATGGTTCTTGGAATTCATATGCACTGGCATGGCCTGAAGCATTGCCTATCAATGCCACTCTTCTAAAAGGACTAACCTTTGTATCATATAACCATTATAACTATGATAATATTTGGCATGGGTTATCAGCAATGGTACCATTTGTTTCTTGGCATAGAAGAAATGGGTGTGAATCTCCAAGTAGATGGATTCTGTACCACTGGGGTGAGCTAAGGTTCAATATGAGTCCATGGCTAAAGATCCTAATAGAGGCAACATTTGGTGGAGCCCCATATATTGAAAACTTTGAAGGGGTTAATGATAGTCAACCAGTTTGCTTTGAAAAGTCTGTGGTGATGAGGCACAATGAAGGAGGCATGTCAAGAGACACGATGATTGAGACTTATGATTTGATGAGGTGCAAAGCTAAGGTGTATTGTAATTTAAGCTTAGAAGGTAGGATTGCTGAGGTTAATAAGCAAGGTTTACCAGTGATTGGCATGACCCTGTTCATGAGAACTGGTACAAGATCATTCAAGAATGAATCTGCAGTGATTGGAATCTTTGAGAAGGAGTGCGCTAAGATAGATGGGTGCAGGTTGATGGTGGCATACTCCAACAATCTAACATTTTGCGAGCAG GTGAAGTTGATGAGCTTGACAGATATTCTAGCATCTGCTCATGGTGCTCAGTTAACAAACTTGTTCCTAATGGACAAAAACAGCAGTGTCATGGAGTTCTTCCCAAAAGGATGGTTAAAACTTGCTGGTGTAGGCCAATATGTTTTTCACTGGTTGGCAGGCTGGTCTGGGATGAGACACCAAGGAGCATGGCGAGACCCTAATGGAGATGAATGCCCCTACGGCGAAGATGATCGCCGGTGCATGACAATTTACAAGACTGGCAAGATTGGACTCAACGAGACTTACTTTACTGAGTGGGCTAAAAAAGTTCTCAATGAAGTTAAAATAAAGAAGTTGGAGGCAGCAGCAAATAAGACTAATGCTTCAGCTTCTATTTGTGCTTGTGGCTAG